Proteins encoded together in one Flavobacteriales bacterium window:
- a CDS encoding ribonucleotide-diphosphate reductase subunit beta → MSLDDVLPARADAAHEPLLKENKDRFVLFPIQHHDIWNFYKKHEASFWTAEEIDLSPDLVDWNTKLNDEERYFIKHVLAFFAASDGIVNENLAVNFLNEVQYPEGRCFYGFQVMMENIHSETYSLLIDTYIKDPLEKDRLLHAIDTVDCVKKKAEWALRWIGKGSFAERLIAFAAVEGIFFSGSFCSIFWLKKRGLMPGLSFSNELISRDEGLHCDFACLLYTKHLINKLPKKTVETIIRDAVEIEKEFVTDALPVNLIGMNAKLMQQYIEFVADRLLMELGNEKIYHAANPFDFMDMISLQGKTNFFEKRVGEYQKAGVMTQNKETNKFSLDADF, encoded by the coding sequence ATGAGCCTGGACGATGTGCTGCCCGCCCGCGCCGATGCCGCCCACGAGCCCCTGCTCAAGGAGAACAAGGACCGCTTCGTCCTCTTCCCCATCCAGCACCACGACATCTGGAACTTCTACAAGAAGCACGAGGCCAGCTTCTGGACCGCCGAGGAGATCGACCTGAGCCCCGACCTGGTGGACTGGAACACCAAGCTGAACGACGAGGAGCGCTACTTCATCAAGCACGTGCTGGCCTTCTTCGCCGCCAGCGATGGCATCGTGAACGAGAACCTGGCGGTGAACTTCCTCAACGAGGTGCAGTACCCCGAGGGCCGCTGCTTCTACGGCTTCCAGGTGATGATGGAGAACATCCACAGCGAGACGTACAGCCTGCTGATCGACACCTACATCAAGGACCCCCTGGAGAAGGACCGGCTGCTGCACGCCATCGACACGGTGGACTGCGTGAAGAAGAAGGCCGAGTGGGCCCTGCGCTGGATCGGCAAGGGCAGCTTCGCCGAGCGCCTCATCGCCTTCGCTGCCGTGGAGGGCATCTTCTTCAGCGGCAGCTTCTGCAGCATCTTCTGGCTCAAGAAGCGCGGCCTCATGCCCGGCCTCAGCTTCAGCAACGAGCTCATCAGCCGCGACGAGGGCCTGCACTGCGACTTCGCCTGCCTGCTCTACACCAAGCACCTGATCAACAAGCTGCCCAAGAAGACCGTGGAGACCATCATCCGCGATGCGGTGGAGATCGAGAAGGAGTTCGTGACCGACGCGCTGCCCGTGAACCTCATCGGCATGAACGCCAAGCTGATGCAGCAGTACATCGAGTTCGTGGCCGACCGCCTGCTGATGGAGCTGGGCAACGAGAAGATCTACCACGCCGCCAACCCCTTCGACTTCATGGACATGATCAGCCTGCAGGGCAAGACCAACTTCTTCGAGAAGCGCGTGGGCGAGTACCAGAAGGCCGGGGTGATGACCCAGAACAAGGAGACCAACAAGTTCAGCCTGGACGCGGATTTCTGA